A window of the Cucurbita pepo subsp. pepo cultivar mu-cu-16 chromosome LG01, ASM280686v2, whole genome shotgun sequence genome harbors these coding sequences:
- the LOC111801665 gene encoding mannose-1-phosphate guanylyltransferase 1, with protein MKALILVGGFGTRLRPLTLSVPKPLVDFANKPMILHQIEALKAIGVKEVVLAINYQPEVMLNFLKAFEEKLGIKITCSQETEPLGTAGPLALARDKLVDESGEPFFVLNSDVISEYPLKEMIEFHKSHGGEASIMVTKVDEPSKYGVVVMEESTGKVEKFVEKPKLFVGNKINAGIYLLNPSVLDKIELRPTSIEKEVFPKIAAEQKLYAMVLPGFWMDIGQPKDYITGLRLYLNSLRKNSSSKLAVGSHIVGNVLVDETAKIGEGCLIGPDVAIGPGCVVEAGVRLSRCTVMRGVRIKKHACISSSIIGWHSTVGQWARVENMTILGEDVHVGDEIYSNGGVVLPHKEIKSSILKPEIVM; from the exons ATGAAGGCACTTATTCTTGTTGGAGGATTTGGAACACGTTTGAGGCCATTGACCCTCAGTGTCCCCAAGCCACTTGTTGACTTTGCTAATAAACCCATGATCCTGCATCAG ATAGAAGCTCTTAAGGCTATCGGAGTGAAGGAAGTAGTTCTGGCAATCAATTATCAGCCAGAA GTAATGTTGAATTTCTTGAAAGCATTTGAGGAGAAGCTTGGGATCAAGATCACTTGCTCTCAGGAGACAGAGCCACTTGGAACAGCTGGCCCTCTAGCCCTTGCAAGGGACAAACTAGTAGATGAGTCGGGCGAGCCATTTTTTGTCCTGAATAGTGATGTTATCAGTGAGTACCCACTCAAAGAAATGATCGAATTCCACAAGAGTCATGGAGGAGAGGCTTCAATCATGGTGACAAAG gtTGATGAGCCTTCCAAATATGGTGTGGTGGTCATGGAAGAGTCCACCGGGAAAGTTGAGAAGTTTGTGGAGAAACCAAAACTATTTGTCGGCAACAAAATCAATGCAGGAATTTACCTGTTAAACCCCTCTGTTCTGGACAAAATTGAACTGAGGCCAACATCAATTGAGAAAGAAGTGTTTCCTAAAATTGCAGCAGAGCAAAAGCTTTATGCAATGGTACTGCCAGGGTTCTGGATGGACATTGGACAACCAAAAGATTATATTACAGGACTAAGGCTCTATCTGAACTCCTTGAGGAAGAACTCGTCATCAAAGTTGGCCGTAGGGTCTCACATCGTAGGAAATGTTCTGGTGGACGAGACTGCTAAGATTGGTGAAGGATGTCTGATTGGGCCAGATGTTGCCATTGGTCCTGGTTGTGTTGTTGAGGCAGGAGTCAGGCTATCTCGATGCACTGTAATGCGCGGAGTGCGCATCAAGAAGCACGCTTGCATATCGAGCAGCATCATAGGTTGGCACTCCACAGTCGGGCAATGGGCACGTGTAGAGAATATGACAATACTGGGAGAAGACGTTCATGTGGGTGATGAAATTTACAGTAATGGTGGAGTTGTGTTGCCGcacaaagaaatcaaatctaGCATTTTGAAGCCTGAAATAGTCATGTAA
- the LOC111810084 gene encoding probable methyltransferase PMT11 translates to MRSDSLVNAESFRASPLFKIAIFLLASVTFFYFGKHWSDGYQQLVFYTGTLQASSVSLSPNYNKHFNISNLIHQNDTHVLPDKTLNLDPTPPPLLRTDPPPPPSDSVQRFGILDENGTMSDQFEVGDLDPEYVENWGNSTEVDHGEGSSRNFRIKKFGLCPQNMSEYIPCLDNQEAIAKLKSTDKGEKFERHCPVAGGGFDCLIPPPKGYRAPIPWPKSRDEVWFSNVPHTRLVEDKGGQNWITRDKDKFRFPGGGTQFIHGADEYLDHISKMIPDIAFGHHTRVVMDIGCGVASFGAYLLSRDVVTMSIAPKDVHENQIQFALERGVPAMVAAFATHRLLYPSQAFDLIHCSRCRINWTRDDGILLLEVNRMLRAGGYFAWAAQPVYKHEEVLEEQWGEMLNLTTRLCWEFVKKDGYIAIWRKPLNNTCYLNREAGTKPPLCDQNDDPDRVWNEDLKTCISRLPEDGYGANITVWPARLHTPPGRLQTIQHDAYISRNELFKAESKYWNEIIESYVRAFHWKTFRLRNVMDMKAGFGGFAAALIDLKLDCWVLNVVPVSGFNTLPVIYDRGLLGVMHDWCEPFDTYPRTYDLLHAAGLFSVERKRCNMSTIMLEMDRILRPGGRVYIRDSVAVIDELQHIAKAMGWRVDVHDTSEGPHASYKIMMANKLLLSA, encoded by the exons ATGAGGTCGGATTCCTTGGTGAATGCTGaatcctttcgagcttctccatTATTCAAGATCGCTATCTTCCTTCTTGCTTCTGTTACCTTCTTTTACTTTGGGAAGCATTGGTCCGATGGGTACCAGCAGCTTGTCTTCTACACCGGCACCCTTCAAGCTTCTTCGGTGTCACTTTCGCCGAACTATAACAAGCACTTCAATATCTCTAATCTGATTCATCAGAATGATACGCACGTGCTTCCCGATAAGACATTGAATCTCGACCCAACTCCACCGCCGTTGCTTCGTACCGaccctcctcctccgccgtccGATTCGGTTCAGAGATTTGGAATTCTGGACGAGAATGGAACAATGTCGGATCAGTTTGAGGTCGGGGATTTGGATCCTGAATATGTGGAGAATTGGGGGAATTCCACTGAGGTTGACCATGGCGAGGGCAGTTCTAGGAACTTCCGGATTAAGAAGTTTGGCCTCTGCCCTCAGAACATGAGTGAGTATATACCTTGTTTGGATAATCAAGAGGCAATTGCAAAGCTCAAGTCAACGGACAAAGGGGAAAAGTTCGAGAGGCATTGCCCAGTTGCCGGTGGAGGTTTCGATTGCTTGATTCCGCCGCCGAAGGGGTATCGAGCCCCAATCCCTTGGCCAAAAAGCAGAGACGAG GTCTGGTTCAGCAATGTTCCGCATACTCGTCTAGTTGAGGATAAAGGGGGCCAAAACTGGATTACCAGAGACAAAGATAAGTTTAGGTTTCCTGGAGGTGGTACACAGTTTATACATGGAGCAGATGAATATTTGGATCACATTTCAAAG ATGATCCCTGATATTGCGTTTGGTCATCATACTCGCGTTGTCATGGATATTGGATGTGGAGTTGCAAGTTTTGGCGCCTATTTGTTGTCACGGGATGTCGTTACAATGTCCATTGCTCCAAAAGATGTTCATGAGAATCAGATTCAATTTGCTCTTGAACGTGGTGTGCCTGCAATGGTTGCTGCATTTGCAACTCATCGCTTATTATATCCCAGTCAAGCTTTTGACTTAATACATTGTTCACGATGCAGAATCAACTGGACTCGTGAtg ATGGCATTTTGCTGCTTGAGGTTAACCGAATGCTCAGAGCTGGAGGATACTTTGCATGGGCAGCTCAACCAGTTTATAAGCATGAAGAAGTTTTGGAGGAACAGTGGGGAG AGATGCTCAATCTTACCACCCGACTTTGTTGGGAGTTTGTGAAGAAAGATGGATATATAGCAATTTGGCGGAAGCCATTAAATAATACTTGCTATCTTAATCGCGAGGCGGGAACTAAACCACCACTTTGTGACCAAAATGACGACCCAGACAGAGTATG GAATGAAGATCTTAAGACATGCATCTCTCGTCTTCCAGAAGACGGTTACGGGGCAAATATCACTGTTTGGCCTGCGCGGTTACACACACCACCTGGTAGGCTTCAGACAATACAACACGATGCCTACATTTCCAGAAATGAGCTCTTCAAGGCAGAATCTAAATACTGGAATGAGATAATAGAAAGCTACGTTCGTGCATTTCATTGGAAGACATTTAGACTAAGAAACGTTATGGATATGAAAGCAGGATTTGGAGG ATTTGCTGCGGCTTTGATCGATTTAAAACTAGATTGCTGGGTGTTGAATGTTGTTCCGGTTAGTGGGTTCAACACCTTGCCTGTTATTTATGATCGTGGACTTCTTGGAGTTATGCACGATTG GTGTGAACCATTTGATACATATCCAAGAACATATGATTTATTGCACGCAGCTGGTTTGTTCTCGGTCGAACGGAAAAG GTGCAATATGTCAACCATAATGCTTGAGATGGATAGAATACTGAGACCGGGTGGACGAGTATACATCCGAGACTCTGTTGCAGTCATAGATGAGCTTCAACATATTGCGAAGGCCATGGGTTGGCGAGTGGATGTGCACGATACGTCAGAAGGCCCTCATGCAAGTTACAAGATCATGATGGCAAATAAGCTCCTCCTAAGTGcataa
- the LOC111810092 gene encoding uncharacterized protein LOC111810092, producing MHTFQAASKSIQPLINTFKKFFVFPLNLSNFLLLLARAALLLCLIASMLLAIHSAFISDPRRFILPRRTRTAVSEPDAHISDAATNISHIVFGIGASVQTWEDRSLYTHLWWDPNRNRGFAWLDREPRKTQLVPHRVSGQCSGPDYSCKSAAVRMARIVVEGFKLGLKNVRWFVMGDDDTVFFTENLVSVLAKYDHNQMYYIGGNSESVEQDEMHSYEMAFGGGGFAISYPLAAQLVNVMDGCLQRYHFFYGSDQRVWACICELGVPLTRERGFHQFDIRGQPYGILAAHPVAPLVSLHHLDSVEPLFPNKTRIDSLKLLMEAYRVDSSRIIQQSVCYDRRRKWSVSIAWGYTVQIYPFLVTATDLEIPFQTFKTWRSWSNGPFSFNARPVSADPCWRPVVYFLKGVQEVDTRGTKTSYKRFVAKDEKVCDRQDYGRVMAVKEVTVSSMKMDTQLWMKAPQRQCCEIMDRGSDDNMWIRIRKCSKGETITT from the exons ATGCACACCTTTCAAGCCGCTTCCAAATCGATTCAACCTCTAATCAACACCTTCAAAAAATTCTTTGTATTTCCCCTAAATCTCTCCAATTTTTTGCTTCTCTTAGCCAGAGCCGCCCTTCTCCTCTGTCTCATCGCCTCCATGTTACTCGCCATCCACTCCGCCTTCATCTCTGACCCCCGCCGCTTCATCCTTCCTCGCCGCACCCGAACCGCTGTCTCTGAACCGGACGCCCACATCTCAGACGCCGCCACCAACATATCCCACATCGTATTCGGAATCGGCGCCTCGGTTCAAACGTGGGAAGATCGCAGTCTCTACACTCATCTCTGGTGGGATCCGAATCGGAATCGTGGGTTCGCTTGGCTCGATAGGGAACCGAGAAAAACCCAACTCGTTCCGCATCGGGTGTCGGGGCAGTGCTCCGGGCCGGATTACTCGTGTAAGTCGGCGGCGGTTCGAATGGCTCGAATTGTAGTGGAGGGTTTTAAATTGGGGTTAAAAAACGTGAGGTGGTTCGTGATGGGAGATGATGATACGGTGTTTTTCACTGAGAATTTAGTTTCGGTTTTAGCGAAATATGATCACAATCAGATGTATTACATTGGCGGAAACTCCGAGAGCGTGGAGCAAGACGAGATGCACTCGTATGAAATGGCGTTCGGCGGCGGCGGATTTGCGATCAGTTACCCACTCGCCGCCCAATTGGTGAACGTGATGGACGGGTGTCTTCAACGCTACCATTTTTTCTACGGCTCTGATCAAAGGGTTTGGGCCTGTATATGCGAGCTCGGTGTGCCACTCACCAGGGAACGAGGCTTCCACCAG TTTGATATAAGAGGTCAACCTTATGGGATTTTGGCAGCGCATCCAGTGGCGCCACTTGTATCTCTGCATCACCTAGACAGCGTGGAGCCATTGTTTCCTAACAAAACAAGGATTGATTCATTGAAATTACTAATGGAAGCATACCGGGTCGACTCGAGTCGAATTATTCAGCAAAGTGTGTGTTATGATCGGAGGAGGAAATGGTCTGTCTCCATTGCTTGGGGCTATACTGTTCAGATATATCCTTTCTTGGTGACAGCCACGGATTTGGAGATTCCATTTCAGACGTTTAAGACATGGAGGAGCTGGAGCAATGGACCCTTCAGCTTCAATGCACGACCTGTGAGTGCTGACCCGTGCTGGCGACCGGTGGTTTATTTTTTGAAGGGAGTTCAAGAAGTGGACACGAGGGGTACGAAAACCAGTTACAAAAGGTTCGTGGCCAAGGACGAGAAAGTATGTGATAGGCAGGATTACGGTCGGGTCATGGCAGTGAAGGAAGTTACTGTCTCCTCAATGAAGATGGACACTCAGCTATGGATGAAG GCACCACAACGACAGTGTTGCGAGATTATGGATCGGGGAAGCGATGACAATATGTGGATTAGGATTAGAAAATGCAGTAAGGGTGAAACAATTACCACGTAG
- the LOC111810119 gene encoding thylakoid lumenal 15 kDa protein 1, chloroplastic: MALLNASLCSSTCRIPSRPHLPLPPSISALSNPQVMKHQVEATRNFVLSVGESASKASFLALISASLFLADPALAFKGGGPYGAGVTRGQDLTGKDFSGKTLIKQDFKTSILRQANFKGAKLLGASFFDADLTGADLSDADLRGADFSLANVTKANLSNANLEGALATGNTSFRGSIINGADFTDVPLREDQREYLCKVADGVNPTTGNATRETLLCN, encoded by the exons ATGGCTCTGCTCAACGCCTCATTATGTTCTTCCACTTGCAGAATCCCTTCCAGACCTCACCTTCCTCTTCCTCCCTCCATTTCCGCCCTTTCCAATCCTCAG gtaATGAAGCACCAAGTGGAAGCTACTCGGAATTTTGTTCTTTCCGTTGGAGAATCCGCCTCTAAAGCCAGCTTCCTCGCTTTGATTTCCGCCTCCTTGTTCCTCGCTGATCCTGCGCTAGCTTTTAAG GGCGGAGGTCCTTACGGTGCTGGGGTCACTAGAGGTCAGGATCTCACTGGGAAAGATTTCAGTGGGAAGACCTTGATCAAGCAAGATTTCAAAACG TCTATATTACGGCAAGCTAATTTTAAAGGTGCAAAGTTATTAGGTGCTAGCTTCTTCGATGCTGATTTAACAG GAGCGGATCTTTCTGATGCTGATCTCCGAGGAGCAGACTTCTCTTTGGCCAATGTTACCAAG GCAAATTTAAGCAATGCCAACTTAGAGGGAGCGCTTGCTACAGGAAACACTTCTTTTCGTGGATCAATAATAAATGGAGCTG ACTTCACAGACGTGCCTTTGCGAGAGGATCAGCGGGAGTACCTTTGCAAAGTTGCAGATGG GGTGAATCCAACGACTGGAAATGCAACCCGGGAGACCTTGCTCTGCAACTGA
- the LOC111810111 gene encoding AT-hook motif nuclear-localized protein 15-like, with protein sequence MASRWWSGIGIEDQHGAKIHRRRRGRPPGSRNKPSPPILITNHAPNAFQTHVFQITPATDIAHSISTFAHRRHCGLSILSGSGLVANVTLRQPAAPGGVITHHERFEILSLSGAFLPAPSPQWATSLTVCLAGGHGRVVGGLVSGPLIADGPVIVIAASFTNAIYERLQIDEEEENGNKEMEMEDHSNGKNSMGESSGGASLAVHNLISNTQISQDVFWAQLPPSY encoded by the coding sequence ATGGCGAGTAGATGGTGGAGTGGAATTGGAATTGAAGATCAGCATGGAGCTAAAATCCACAGGCGCCGTCGAGGTCGCCCACCGGGCTCAAGAAACAAGCCAAGCCCACCCATTCTCATAACCAACCACGCTCCCAACGCCTTCCAAACCCACGTATTCCAAATCACCCCAGCCACCGACATAGCACATTCCATTTCCACCTTCGCTCACCGCCGCCACTGCGGACTCTCCATTCTCAGCGGCTCCGGCCTCGTCGCCAACGTCACTCTCCGCCAACCCGCTGCCCCTGGCGGCGTCATCACTCACCATGAACGCTTCGAGATCTTGTCACTCTCTGGCGCTTTCCTTCCCGCACCGTCCCCCCAGTGGGCTACTAGCTTGACCGTCTGTCTAGCCGGTGGCCATGGACGGGTCGTCGGCGGCCTGGTTTCCGGTCCCCTCATCGCCGACGGCCCTGTGATAGTAATTGCAGCTTCGTTTACGAACGCTATATATGAAAGATTACAGATTGacgaagaggaagagaatggaaacaaggaaatggaaatggaagatCATAGTAATGGAAAAAATTCAATGGGAGAATCATCAGGAGGAGCTTCTTTGGCAGTTCAtaatttgatttcaaataCCCAAATTTCTCAAGATGTGTTTTGGGCTCAACTTCCTCCATCGTATTAA